Proteins encoded in a region of the Streptomyces liliiviolaceus genome:
- a CDS encoding FMN-binding negative transcriptional regulator has product MFVPSFYREPDSSWMVDLIRGNPLALAVVNGSPEDGPFATHLPVIFDPRTSGDWSGELPGATLLGHMNRDNPHWAALETGGVLLLTFTGPHSYVSPTVYEVTPAAPTWNFTTVHVRGRVEKIDSVEETLDVVQSTVRAFEGAFGNGWDMTGSLDYFRKIVPGVGAFRFTVTGAEGMFKLSQEQPGEVRERVRESFGRSACTHKRETAGLMSRLP; this is encoded by the coding sequence ATGTTCGTGCCCAGCTTTTATCGCGAACCGGACAGTTCATGGATGGTGGACCTGATCCGTGGTAATCCATTGGCGCTCGCGGTGGTCAATGGCAGCCCCGAGGACGGTCCGTTCGCCACGCATCTGCCGGTCATCTTCGACCCCAGGACGTCCGGCGACTGGTCCGGAGAGCTGCCGGGGGCCACGCTGCTCGGCCATATGAACCGGGACAATCCGCACTGGGCGGCCCTGGAGACGGGCGGCGTCCTGCTGCTGACGTTCACCGGCCCGCACTCCTATGTGTCGCCCACGGTGTACGAGGTGACCCCGGCCGCCCCGACCTGGAACTTCACCACGGTGCATGTCCGGGGCAGGGTGGAGAAGATCGACTCGGTGGAGGAGACTCTGGACGTGGTGCAGTCCACCGTGCGCGCCTTCGAGGGGGCGTTCGGCAACGGCTGGGACATGACCGGGTCGCTCGACTACTTCCGCAAGATCGTGCCCGGCGTGGGCGCCTTCAGGTTCACGGTGACCGGGGCGGAAGGCATGTTCAAACTGAGCCAGGAGCAACCGGGCGAGGTGCGCGAGCGTGTCCGGGAGTCGTTCGGGCGGAGCGCCTGTACCCACAAGCGCGAGACGGCCGGGCTGATGAGCCGCCTGCCGTGA
- a CDS encoding LmbU family transcriptional regulator, producing MGLQIPAGLTFDDWERAGRQLSGILNSSSWWLGDWLAYGKDHYADRYQRGIRAAGLQYQTLRNYAWVSRRFEFHRRRAALSFQHHAELASMPVDEQDLWLDRAERMKWTTKQLRNAIRAEREGDSLRKEETGATRRLAVPDSRLQWWHRAAAQLGSDLDQWVLSTLDDAAERVLKDVAARTALTD from the coding sequence GTGGGACTCCAGATACCGGCGGGACTCACCTTCGACGACTGGGAACGCGCCGGCCGTCAGCTCTCCGGAATTCTCAACTCGTCCTCGTGGTGGCTCGGTGACTGGCTGGCGTACGGCAAGGACCATTACGCCGACCGCTACCAGCGTGGAATCCGCGCCGCGGGTCTGCAATACCAGACCCTGCGGAACTACGCCTGGGTGTCACGGCGCTTCGAGTTCCACCGGCGCCGCGCCGCTCTCAGTTTCCAGCACCACGCGGAACTGGCGTCCATGCCCGTCGACGAGCAGGATCTGTGGCTCGACAGGGCGGAGCGGATGAAATGGACCACCAAGCAGCTCCGGAACGCGATCCGCGCCGAGCGTGAGGGCGACTCGCTCCGCAAGGAGGAGACCGGCGCCACCCGGCGCCTGGCGGTACCGGACAGCCGGCTGCAGTGGTGGCACAGAGCCGCCGCGCAGCTCGGCAGCGACCTGGACCAATGGGTGCTGTCCACTCTGGATGACGCAGCCGAGCGTGTCCTGAAGGATGTCGCCGCGCGGACCGCGCTCACGGACTGA
- a CDS encoding DUF4097 family beta strand repeat-containing protein — translation MLTFDTPGPIQVVLELAFGQAQILATDRRNTRVGMRPQDPGDPVDVRTAEHARVDYTSGRLLVSVPEPGCSAGVVGAVTLVIELPTGSNIHGEAVATDFRCSGTLGRCRFTTGLGHIRLDRTGTVRLDAAFGEITVNHVGGDAEATANSGEVRIDRIDGSATIRTTGEGDIEVGDVAGIVRARTDAGCIRIGSARAGVEALTSQGDILLEEVVRGSVSADTTSGQIDIGIADGTTAQLDLDCGSGKAYKSLSLLESRPLLEEHVHVSARTVTGDIVVCRSPASPDGPPDGMRLHS, via the coding sequence GACGGACCGGAGGAACACCAGGGTCGGCATGCGCCCCCAGGACCCCGGCGACCCGGTCGACGTCCGTACGGCGGAGCACGCGCGCGTCGACTACACGAGCGGCAGGCTGCTCGTGAGCGTGCCGGAACCGGGCTGTTCCGCCGGCGTGGTGGGAGCGGTGACCCTCGTGATCGAACTGCCCACCGGGTCGAACATCCACGGCGAGGCGGTCGCCACGGATTTCCGGTGCAGTGGAACCTTGGGCAGGTGTCGCTTCACTACCGGACTCGGACACATCCGGCTCGACCGCACGGGAACCGTCCGCCTGGACGCCGCCTTCGGCGAGATCACGGTGAACCACGTGGGCGGGGATGCCGAGGCGACGGCGAACAGCGGAGAGGTGCGCATCGACCGGATCGACGGCAGTGCGACCATCCGGACGACCGGCGAGGGCGACATCGAGGTGGGCGATGTCGCCGGAATCGTCCGCGCCCGCACGGATGCGGGCTGCATACGCATCGGTTCGGCGCGTGCCGGCGTCGAGGCCCTGACGAGCCAGGGGGACATCCTGCTGGAGGAGGTCGTACGGGGGTCGGTCTCCGCCGACACCACGTCCGGGCAGATCGACATCGGCATCGCCGACGGAACGACGGCCCAACTGGATCTGGACTGCGGATCCGGCAAGGCGTACAAGTCCCTTTCACTGCTGGAGAGTCGACCCTTACTGGAGGAGCATGTGCACGTGAGCGCCCGTACCGTCACCGGCGACATCGTGGTGTGCCGTTCGCCCGCGAGCCCGGACGGCCCGCCCGACGGGATGAGACTCCACTCCTAG